In Paeniglutamicibacter kerguelensis, one genomic interval encodes:
- a CDS encoding Lrp/AsnC family transcriptional regulator, which produces MQQLDATDMRILSALCRQPKASAVALAAELGLGRNTVQTRMVRLETSGALLPFEQRINPAALGFPLVSFVHIHIQQRRLQSIVEQLTRIPEIVEAHGVTGSADILARVVASGAEELFRVNGQILAIDGVERADTSLSMAELIPHRTTSLMDQYLADRAARHDHESAG; this is translated from the coding sequence ATGCAGCAACTAGACGCCACGGACATGCGCATCCTCTCCGCGCTGTGCCGCCAGCCCAAGGCCAGCGCGGTCGCCCTGGCCGCCGAGCTGGGACTCGGCCGCAACACCGTGCAGACGCGCATGGTGCGCCTCGAGACCTCCGGCGCCCTGCTGCCATTCGAACAGCGCATCAACCCCGCGGCCTTGGGCTTCCCGCTGGTGAGCTTCGTACACATCCACATCCAGCAGCGCCGCCTGCAGTCCATCGTGGAGCAGCTGACCCGGATCCCGGAGATCGTCGAGGCCCACGGGGTGACCGGATCCGCGGACATCCTGGCCCGCGTGGTGGCCAGCGGCGCCGAGGAGCTTTTCCGGGTCAACGGCCAGATCCTCGCCATCGACGGGGTCGAGCGCGCCGACACCTCGCTGTCCATGGCCGAGCTCATCCCCCACCGCACCACCTCGCTGATGGACCAGTACCTGGCCGACCGCGCCGCCCGGCACGACCACGAATCGGCCGGCTGA
- a CDS encoding dihydrolipoamide acetyltransferase family protein, with translation MSATMEKLFNLPDLGEGLTESEILSWRVAVGDTVQLNQIIAEVETAKAVVELPSPFSGVVTKVFEPVGAVVNVGNPIISFEVPAPAGAPTDRQPTLVGYGAAVESTGRPARRGRAILAEPAAKQPAARQQEAVPVAATQALAEIDEQVVQPQQQGIGYLRARPPVRKLARDLHVDLRGVHPSGAGGLITREDVLQAKPPATEISAETQVPASAIGHPYGAPVVEAIAAQTPRESRERRVQVHGVRKTTAKAIVASAFSAPHVSEFLSVDVTESMELLERLRQTPHLKGVKLTITTLVAKAVSMILARHQGMNSRWDAQSGEIIEFHYVNLGIAAATDRGLMVPVVHEAQNLNLEAMAREISELTRAAREGTISPAQLSGGTFSISNIGVFGIDAGTPILPPGQTGILALGQVRKMPWEFRDEVALRQVMTLSLSFDHRVVDGEQGAKFLVELGMLLNDPGMLFGVA, from the coding sequence ATGAGCGCCACCATGGAGAAACTTTTCAACCTGCCGGACCTTGGCGAAGGGCTCACGGAGTCGGAGATCCTGTCTTGGCGGGTCGCCGTGGGCGACACCGTGCAATTGAACCAGATCATCGCCGAAGTGGAGACCGCCAAGGCCGTGGTGGAACTGCCCTCGCCCTTCAGCGGCGTTGTCACCAAGGTCTTTGAACCCGTCGGTGCGGTGGTCAACGTCGGCAACCCGATCATCTCCTTCGAGGTGCCGGCCCCCGCCGGCGCACCAACCGACAGGCAGCCGACCCTGGTCGGCTACGGTGCCGCGGTGGAATCCACCGGCCGTCCGGCACGCCGCGGACGCGCGATCCTCGCGGAACCCGCGGCAAAACAGCCCGCGGCAAGGCAGCAAGAAGCTGTTCCCGTGGCCGCAACGCAGGCGCTCGCCGAAATCGACGAACAGGTTGTGCAGCCACAGCAGCAGGGGATCGGGTACCTGCGTGCCCGGCCCCCGGTGCGTAAGCTGGCCCGCGACCTGCACGTGGACCTGCGAGGGGTGCACCCCAGCGGCGCCGGCGGACTGATCACCCGGGAAGATGTGCTGCAGGCCAAGCCGCCCGCCACGGAGATCTCTGCGGAAACACAGGTGCCTGCGTCGGCAATCGGCCATCCGTACGGCGCGCCGGTCGTTGAAGCAATCGCTGCCCAGACGCCCAGGGAGTCTCGCGAGCGCAGGGTCCAGGTGCACGGGGTGCGCAAGACGACTGCGAAAGCCATAGTGGCAAGCGCATTCAGCGCCCCGCACGTTTCCGAGTTCCTCAGCGTGGATGTCACCGAAAGCATGGAATTGCTGGAACGGTTGCGCCAGACGCCGCACCTGAAGGGGGTCAAGCTCACCATCACCACGCTTGTGGCAAAGGCGGTCAGCATGATCCTGGCCCGGCATCAGGGGATGAATTCCCGCTGGGACGCGCAAAGCGGCGAGATCATCGAGTTCCACTACGTCAATCTCGGCATCGCCGCCGCCACCGATCGGGGGCTGATGGTTCCGGTGGTGCACGAGGCCCAAAACCTGAACCTGGAGGCCATGGCGCGGGAGATCTCGGAGCTCACCCGTGCGGCACGCGAGGGCACCATCAGCCCGGCACAGCTTTCGGGGGGGACCTTCAGCATCAGCAATATCGGGGTTTTCGGGATCGACGCGGGGACACCGATCCTTCCCCCGGGGCAGACCGGCATCCTCGCCCTGGGACAGGTGCGGAAGATGCCGTGGGAGTTCCGCGACGAGGTGGCGCTGCGCCAGGTCATGACGTTGTCGCTGTCGTTCGACCATCGGGTCGTGGATGGCGAGCAAGGAGCCAAGTTCCTGGTCGAGCTGGGCATGCTCCTCAATGACCCGGGCATGCTCTTTGGGGTGGCTTGA
- a CDS encoding solute symporter family protein, translated as MNVLSILDAGAAAAPETTKVGNPWVNIGIFGLFVAVTLIVVLKASSNNKTAADYYAGGRSFTGTQNGTAIAGDYLSAASFLGIVGAIAINGYDGFLYSIGFLVAWLVALLLVAELLRNTGKFTMADVLSFRLKQRPVRIAAAVSTLAVCVFYLLAQMAGAGALVSLLLGIDDRLGQSLVIVVVGALMITYVLIGGMKGTTWVQIIKACLLIAGAFVMTIMVLAQFGFNFSALLGAAVDSAGTADILNPGMQYGKTETSKLDFISLGLALVLGTAGLPHVLMRFYTVPTAKEARKSVVWAIWLIGAFYLFTLVLGYGAGALIGADKIKAAPGGVNSAAPLLAFELGGPLLLGLISAVAFATILAVVAGLTITAAASFAHDVYASVIAKGKSTPEKEMKVARRTVIVIGVFAILGGIGAQGQNVAFLVALAFAVAASANLPTILYSLFWKKFTTQGAVWSMVGGLGSAILLIVFSPVVSGLPTSMIPGADFSIFPLANPGIVSIPLAFFLGWLGSVLDKNVEDPIKSAEMEVRSLTGVGAEKAVDH; from the coding sequence ATGAACGTCCTATCGATTCTTGACGCGGGGGCCGCCGCGGCGCCGGAGACCACCAAGGTGGGCAACCCGTGGGTCAACATCGGCATCTTCGGCCTCTTTGTCGCCGTCACCCTGATCGTGGTCCTCAAGGCCTCGAGCAACAACAAGACCGCGGCCGACTACTACGCCGGCGGCCGGTCCTTCACCGGAACGCAAAACGGCACCGCCATCGCCGGCGACTACCTCTCGGCGGCCTCGTTCCTGGGCATCGTCGGCGCCATCGCGATCAACGGCTACGACGGCTTCCTGTATTCCATCGGCTTCCTGGTCGCCTGGCTGGTGGCCCTGCTGCTGGTCGCCGAACTGCTGCGCAACACCGGCAAGTTCACCATGGCGGACGTGCTTTCCTTCCGGCTGAAGCAGCGCCCGGTGCGCATCGCCGCGGCGGTCTCCACCCTCGCCGTCTGCGTCTTCTACCTGCTGGCCCAGATGGCCGGCGCCGGCGCGCTGGTTTCCCTGCTGCTGGGCATCGACGACCGGCTGGGCCAGTCCCTGGTGATCGTCGTGGTCGGCGCGCTGATGATCACCTACGTGCTGATCGGCGGCATGAAGGGCACCACCTGGGTGCAGATCATCAAGGCCTGCCTGCTGATCGCCGGCGCGTTTGTCATGACCATCATGGTCCTGGCCCAGTTCGGCTTCAACTTCTCCGCCCTGCTCGGCGCCGCAGTCGACAGTGCCGGAACCGCCGACATCCTGAACCCGGGTATGCAGTACGGCAAGACTGAAACCTCAAAGCTTGACTTCATCTCCCTGGGCCTGGCCCTGGTGCTGGGCACCGCCGGCCTGCCGCACGTGCTGATGCGCTTCTACACGGTCCCCACCGCCAAGGAGGCACGCAAGTCGGTCGTCTGGGCCATCTGGCTCATCGGAGCCTTCTACCTCTTCACCCTGGTCCTCGGCTACGGCGCCGGCGCCCTGATCGGTGCGGACAAGATCAAGGCGGCCCCGGGCGGCGTGAATTCCGCGGCCCCGCTGCTGGCCTTCGAGCTCGGCGGCCCGCTGCTGCTGGGCCTGATCTCCGCGGTCGCCTTCGCCACCATCCTGGCCGTGGTCGCGGGACTGACCATCACCGCTGCGGCATCGTTCGCCCACGACGTCTACGCCTCGGTCATCGCCAAGGGCAAAAGCACCCCGGAGAAAGAGATGAAGGTCGCCCGCCGCACCGTCATCGTCATCGGAGTGTTCGCGATCCTCGGCGGCATCGGCGCCCAGGGCCAGAACGTCGCCTTCCTGGTGGCGCTGGCCTTCGCCGTGGCTGCCTCGGCAAACCTGCCGACCATCCTGTACTCGCTGTTCTGGAAGAAGTTCACCACCCAGGGTGCCGTCTGGTCCATGGTCGGCGGGCTCGGCTCGGCGATCCTGCTGATCGTCTTCTCCCCGGTCGTGTCCGGGCTGCCGACCTCCATGATCCCCGGCGCCGACTTCTCCATCTTCCCGCTGGCGAACCCGGGCATCGTCTCGATCCCGCTGGCGTTCTTCCTGGGCTGGCTCGGTTCGGTGCTGGACAAGAACGTCGAGGACCCGATCAAGTCCGCTGAAATGGAGGTGCGTTCACTGACAGGCGTCGGCGCCGAAAAGGCGGTCGACCACTAA
- a CDS encoding alpha-ketoacid dehydrogenase subunit beta, with product MKTLTFSQALNSGLRAAMEHDDKVVLMGEDIGKLGGVFRITDGLQKDFGAHRVIDTPLAESGIVGTAIGLAFRGYRPVVEIQFDGFVYPAFDQIVSQLAKMHFRSRGNVKLPVTIRIPFGGGIGSPEHHSESPEAYFAHTAGLRVVSPSNPEDAYWMLQQAIADDDPVIFLEPKRRYHQRGDVDLDQVPEEGSLYKAKIVRPGSDLTLIAYGPLVKTALDAATAAEDEGIDIEVIDLRSIEPVDFETLGASVRKTGRVVITHEAGKFAGIGAELAASLTERCFDHLDHAPVRVTGFDIPYPPAKLENHHLPDLDRILDGVDRAMRRTGTQLGEDG from the coding sequence ATGAAAACGCTCACCTTTTCCCAGGCCCTGAACTCCGGGCTGCGCGCGGCCATGGAACACGACGACAAAGTCGTGTTGATGGGGGAGGACATCGGCAAGCTCGGCGGCGTCTTCCGCATCACCGACGGGCTGCAGAAGGACTTCGGGGCCCACCGGGTCATCGACACCCCGCTGGCGGAGTCCGGCATCGTGGGCACCGCGATCGGTTTGGCCTTCCGCGGCTACCGTCCCGTGGTGGAAATCCAGTTCGACGGATTCGTCTACCCGGCCTTCGACCAGATCGTCTCGCAGCTGGCCAAGATGCATTTCCGCTCCCGCGGCAACGTGAAGCTGCCGGTGACCATCAGGATCCCCTTCGGCGGGGGCATCGGTTCCCCGGAGCACCACTCCGAATCGCCCGAGGCCTACTTTGCGCACACCGCCGGCCTGCGCGTGGTGTCCCCGTCCAACCCGGAGGACGCCTATTGGATGCTGCAACAGGCAATCGCCGACGACGACCCGGTGATCTTCCTCGAGCCCAAGCGCCGCTACCACCAGCGCGGGGACGTCGACCTGGACCAGGTCCCGGAGGAAGGATCGCTCTACAAGGCCAAGATCGTGCGCCCGGGCAGCGACCTGACGCTCATCGCCTACGGCCCGCTGGTGAAGACTGCACTGGATGCGGCAACCGCCGCCGAGGACGAGGGGATCGACATCGAGGTCATCGACCTGCGCAGCATCGAGCCGGTGGACTTCGAAACACTCGGCGCCTCGGTGCGCAAGACCGGCAGGGTTGTCATCACGCACGAGGCCGGCAAGTTCGCGGGGATCGGCGCCGAGCTTGCGGCGAGCCTGACCGAACGCTGCTTCGACCACCTTGACCACGCCCCGGTGCGGGTGACCGGATTCGACATCCCCTACCCGCCGGCAAAGCTTGAGAACCACCATTTGCCGGACCTGGACCGCATCCTCGACGGGGTCGACAGGGCCATGCGCCGAACCGGAACACAGCTGGGAGAGGACGGATGA
- a CDS encoding thiamine pyrophosphate-dependent dehydrogenase E1 component subunit alpha, translated as MPTVSNTFDAQAPDGPERYLQVIGPDGSRTPCPELDDWVQDVDTRVLGDLYVDMACIRRLDQEGTALQRQGELGLWAPLLGQEAAQIGSGRALDRNDFIFPSYREHGVAYCRGVNPHDLLRMWRGAAPSGWNPYEVNMANQQIVIGAQTLHAAGYGMGLKLDGSTSAVITYFGDGATSQGDVNEAMVFAASYQAPVLFFCQNNHWAISEPVTRQTTGYIADRAKGFGLATWRVDGNDVVAVLAATRAALAHVRSGTGPAFIEAVTYRMGAHTTADDPTRYRDALELEEWAAKDPLDRIAAHLDSLGADLEALKLRASAAADALAAGLREAITTMPDPSVDDLFAHVYSHGHSWLEGQREEYRLYLDSFAADAEVSR; from the coding sequence ATGCCGACCGTGTCCAATACGTTTGACGCGCAGGCCCCTGACGGGCCCGAACGCTACCTCCAAGTCATCGGCCCCGACGGCTCCCGGACCCCGTGCCCCGAACTCGACGACTGGGTCCAGGATGTCGACACCCGGGTCCTGGGGGACCTCTATGTAGACATGGCCTGCATCCGGCGCCTCGACCAGGAAGGCACGGCGCTGCAACGCCAGGGCGAGCTGGGACTCTGGGCGCCGCTACTGGGGCAGGAAGCTGCCCAGATCGGTTCCGGCCGGGCGCTTGATCGCAACGACTTCATCTTCCCCTCCTACCGCGAGCACGGGGTTGCCTACTGCCGCGGCGTGAACCCGCACGACCTGCTGCGCATGTGGCGCGGTGCGGCCCCGAGCGGGTGGAACCCCTACGAGGTCAACATGGCCAACCAGCAAATCGTCATCGGCGCCCAAACCCTGCACGCAGCCGGGTACGGCATGGGCCTGAAGCTCGACGGCTCGACCTCGGCCGTGATCACCTACTTCGGCGACGGCGCCACCAGCCAGGGCGACGTCAACGAGGCAATGGTCTTCGCCGCCAGCTACCAGGCGCCGGTGCTCTTCTTCTGCCAAAACAACCACTGGGCCATTTCCGAACCCGTCACCCGGCAAACCACCGGATACATCGCCGACCGCGCCAAGGGTTTCGGCCTGGCCACCTGGCGGGTCGACGGCAACGACGTCGTGGCGGTCCTGGCTGCCACCCGCGCCGCGCTCGCGCACGTGCGCAGCGGCACCGGCCCGGCCTTCATCGAGGCAGTCACCTACCGCATGGGCGCCCACACCACCGCGGACGACCCCACCCGCTACCGCGATGCGCTCGAGCTCGAGGAATGGGCGGCCAAGGACCCGCTGGACCGCATCGCCGCGCACCTTGATTCGCTCGGCGCCGACCTCGAAGCCCTGAAACTGCGCGCCTCGGCGGCGGCCGATGCATTGGCCGCGGGCCTGCGCGAGGCCATCACCACCATGCCCGATCCCTCGGTCGACGACCTCTTCGCCCATGTCTACAGCCACGGGCATTCCTGGCTTGAGGGGCAGCGCGAGGAGTACAGGCTCTACCTGGACAGCTTTGCGGCGGACGCGGAGGTCTCCCGATGA